One Vespula pensylvanica isolate Volc-1 chromosome 3, ASM1446617v1, whole genome shotgun sequence DNA window includes the following coding sequences:
- the LOC122627702 gene encoding uncharacterized protein LOC122627702 isoform X4 produces the protein MSTMASLCSLIWAIGTYIKAMHKINPNHNNESWISLMLQYLWRGGMLTSRLTVLVLIAICLRKWFSLFLGLHWLSMTVWVIFQNTDFCSTIWEERIYNCIIGLIYCFDFFNLCEGKSRYKVFAFYLIIVIENLSSLVIYMLNFKQTITIDILILMIFFIVGGMLIGLISMLLYYTKFHPTRHLSLDKVSSQNSNVIVTSNTDTPRSFKQYYCDSLPQSSNMSTRMISEEVTADKQFLLTNIVQNTDCLEEGIVNEAYKIENEIKITEHMVSKCEKSPNTSLKDKETLSLHEKDISIINSCLKCNRIVHNNCKDTINVICNCLENTIPLENSLSTIHHRKRRGICLPIIEDLDKEKNFTVINSNVHISSQKCGDICSSGQHTLAIDTDAERLKSDFKHCEIPIASSDIDIKSNKSVDNKKFCSLEETLRDISGVLNTIRNKEELQIATISHNDKDLDTTKLSKDLQQKDETMSCVTSIHDYENVCPLGVARPPWCIRSWKGYTDIETYLHDDSVVRDRRRDTLTSTTTGTTYSSDFSDGTCTSSLIRRILKQNDYLDTLTYDIVDSNELKVKCNNDLYTSSNTEEQNATLYAAKPIVIDDTGGMFSLGTIVEEHDNDDDDDDDDDIFSVTTKSIEPACTSVSSLVNTIDQIRTSAAENSPRHIYHRTESHWSDMTQKDLSFTNMLFSNKFHDTFVDDVSFAKSPDKSPDKIAEKCELNTIRELVRSCTIESIKKTPLIDAILSDSPILGSKAKIQKQMNGTTSSHVFNSNEHDLYIEMNSLIPVVNLKDTRIDIIDDKPCDLKAITENRNFNVSTSISDKSVKESSTSVCSINDVMSDNHCKKHEKTINYTKKKWSLLKEKFEPKSQQLVYMVTPNKGITVEHMNFSKNSETLTKNVSILLKKAPGLSFTHDKENLAPIATVKDNITNKYSDVYIEKSNNIYENEETLYNVQFNMKDKRHVFLEQVLKRKKSFIQNIKNL, from the exons ATGTCAACTATGgcttctctttgttctttaaTTTGGGCCATAGGAACATATATAAAAGCCATGCACAAAATTAATCCCAATCACAATAATGAATCTTGGATATCACTGATGCTTCAATATCTTTGGAGAGGTGGAATGTTAACGTCAAGGCTGACTGTATTAGTATTAATAGCAATTTGTTTGAGAAAAtggttttctttatttcttg GCTTGCACTGGTTATCTATGACTGTTTGggtaatttttcaaaacacAGACTTTTGTTCTACTATTTGGGAAGAAcgtatttataattgtatcaTAGGGcttatttattgttttgatttttttaatttatgtgaAGGAAAATCTCGTTATAAGgtatttgcattttatttgataatagtgatcgaaaatttatcttccttagtgatttatatgttaaattttaaacaaacaataacaattgatatattgatattaatgatattttttattgttgggGGTATGCTAATTGGTCTTATAagtatgttattatattacactAAATTTCATCCAACAAGACACCTAAGTTTAGATAAAGTTAGTAGTCAAAATTCAAATGTTATTGTTACTAGTAATACAGATACTCCTCGatcttttaaacaatattattgtgATTCATTACCACAATCTTCAAATATGTCTACAAGGATGATATCTGAAGAAGTAACAGCTGATAAGCAGTTTCTGTTAACTAATATCGTACAGAATACCGATTGCTTAGAGGAAGGTATTGTTAATGAAgcttataaaatagaaaatgaaataaaaatcaccGAGCACATGGTTTCTAAATGTGAAAAATCACCTAATACTTCGTTGAAAGATAAGGAAACTTTATCACTTCATgagaaagatatatcgattattaattcatgTCTTAAATGCAATAGAATAGTTCATAATAATTGTAAGGATACAATTAATGTTATCTGTAACTGCCTTGAGAATACTATTCCTTTAGAAAATAGTCTTTCTACAATTCATCATAGAAAACGAAGAGGTATTTGTTTACCCATTATAGAAGATttagataaggaaaaaaactTTACTGTGATAAACTCCAATGTACATATTTCTTCACAAAAATGTGGGGATATATGTTCTTCGGGTCAACATACACTTGCAATTGATACAGATGCAGAAAGATTGAAATCTGATTTCAAGCATTGCGAAATTCCTATTGCAAGTTCAGACATAGATATAAAATCTAACAAATctgtagataataaaaagttttgttCCTTGGAAGAAACACTCAGAGACATTAGTGGTGTTTTAAATactataagaaataaagaggaatTACAAATTGCAACAATTTCTCATAATGATAAAGATTTAGATACAACTAAATTATCTAAAGATTTGCAACAGAAAGATGAAACAATGAGTTGCGTTACATCGATTCATGATTATGAAAATGTATGTCCATTAGGAGTTGCAAGACCACCATGGTGTATACGTAGTTGGAAGGGTTATACAGACATAGAAACTTATCTTCATGATGACAGTGTTGTCAGAGATAGACGTAGAGATACTTTAACAAGTACAACTACTGGAACAACATACAGCTCAGATTTTTCTGATGGAACGTGTACAAGTTCCTTGATAAGAAGAATtctaaaacaaaatgattatttaGATACTTTGACTTATGATATAGTTGATTCAAATGAACTTAAAGTGAAATGCAATAATGATCTATATACATCGTCGAACACAGAGGAACAAAATGCCACATTATATGCCGCAAAACCGATAGTAATCGACGATACAGGCGGAATGTTTTCATTAGGTACTATTGTTGAAGAacatgataatgatgacgatgacgacgacgatgacgatattTTCTCTGTAACTACAAAATCTATAGAACCAGCTTGTACGTCAGTGAGTTCCCTTGTAAATACTATAGATCAAATCAGGACATCAGCAGCCGAAAATTCACCTAGACATATTTATCACAGAACGGAATCACATTGGAGTGATATGACACAAAAAGATTTATCATTTACAAATATGTTGTTTTCCAATAAGTTCCATGATACTTTTGTGGATGATGTAAGTTTTGCAAAATCACCAGATAAATCTCCAGATAAAATTGCAGAAAAATGTGAACTAAATACAATTAGAGAATTGGTAAGGTCTTGTACAATAGAGTCAATTAAAAAAACTCCTTTAATTGATGCTATATTGTCTGACTCTCCAATTTTAGGAAGTAAAGCCAAAATTCAAAAACAAATGAATGGAACAACTAGTTCTCATGTATTTAATTCAAACGAACATGACttatatattgaaatgaatTCTTTAATACCTGTagttaatttaaaagataCACGTATTGACATAATAGATGATAAACCATGTGATTTGAAAGCTATtacagaaaatagaaattttaatgtatCGACATCTATATCAGACAAATCTGTAAAAGAGTCATCAACGTCGGTGTGCTCTATTAACGATGTTATGAGTGATAATCATTgtaaaaaacatgaaaaaacgattaattacacaaaaaagaaatggtcattattaaaagaaaaatttgaaccAAAATCACAACAACTTGTATATATGGTTACACCAAACAAAGGAATAACAGTAGAACACATGaacttttcaaaaaattcgGAGACGTTAActaaaaatgtttcaattcttttaaaaaaagcaCCTGGTTTATCTTTTACTCATGATAAAGAAAACTTAGCACCAATTGCTAcagtaaaagataatattactaataaatatagcgatgtatacatagaaaaaagCAATAACATTTATGAAAATGAGGAAACATTGTATAATGTACAATTTAATATGAAAGATAAGAGACACGTTTTTTTAGAACaagttttaaaaagaaaaaaatcttttatacagaatataaaaaatttgtaa
- the LOC122627702 gene encoding uncharacterized protein LOC122627702 isoform X3 has product MYYFCITIAFIVINLNIINIGMSTMASLCSLIWAIGTYIKAMHKINPNHNNESWISLMLQYLWRGGMLTSRLTVLVLIAICLRKWFSLFLGLHWLSMTVWVIFQNTDFCSTIWEERIYNCIIGLIYCFDFFNLCEGKSRYKVFAFYLIIVIENLSSLVIYMLNFKQTITIDILILMIFFIVGGMLIGLISMLLYYTKFHPTRHLSLDKVSSQNSNVIVTSNTDTPRSFKQYYCDSLPQSSNMSTRMISEEVTADKQFLLTNIVQNTDCLEEGIVNEAYKIENEIKITEHMVSKCEKSPNTSLKDKETLSLHEKDISIINSCLKCNRIVHNNCKDTINVICNCLENTIPLENSLSTIHHRKRRGICLPIIEDLDKEKNFTVINSNVHISSQKCGDICSSGQHTLAIDTDAERLKSDFKHCEIPIASSDIDIKSNKSVDNKKFCSLEETLRDISGVLNTIRNKEELQIATISHNDKDLDTTKLSKDLQQKDETMSCVTSIHDYENVCPLGVARPPWCIRSWKGYTDIETYLHDDSVVRDRRRDTLTSTTTGTTYSSDFSDGTCTSSLIRRILKQNDYLDTLTYDIVDSNELKVKCNNDLYTSSNTEEQNATLYAAKPIVIDDTGGMFSLGTIVEEHDNDDDDDDDDDIFSVTTKSIEPACTSVSSLVNTIDQIRTSAAENSPRHIYHRTESHWSDMTQKDLSFTNMLFSNKFHDTFVDDVSFAKSPDKSPDKIAEKCELNTIRELVRSCTIESIKKTPLIDAILSDSPILGSKAKIQKQMNGTTSSHVFNSNEHDLYIEMNSLIPVVNLKDTRIDIIDDKPCDLKAITENRNFNVSTSISDKSVKESSTSVCSINDVMSDNHCKKHEKTINYTKKKWSLLKEKFEPKSQQLVYMVTPNKGITVEHMNFSKNSETLTKNVSILLKKAPGLSFTHDKENLAPIATVKDNITNKYSDVYIEKSNNIYENEETLYNVQFNMKDKRHVFLEQVLKRKKSFIQNIKNL; this is encoded by the exons atgtattatttttgtatcacAATTGCATTTATAGTAATTaacttaaatattattaatataggtATGTCAACTATGgcttctctttgttctttaaTTTGGGCCATAGGAACATATATAAAAGCCATGCACAAAATTAATCCCAATCACAATAATGAATCTTGGATATCACTGATGCTTCAATATCTTTGGAGAGGTGGAATGTTAACGTCAAGGCTGACTGTATTAGTATTAATAGCAATTTGTTTGAGAAAAtggttttctttatttcttg GCTTGCACTGGTTATCTATGACTGTTTGggtaatttttcaaaacacAGACTTTTGTTCTACTATTTGGGAAGAAcgtatttataattgtatcaTAGGGcttatttattgttttgatttttttaatttatgtgaAGGAAAATCTCGTTATAAGgtatttgcattttatttgataatagtgatcgaaaatttatcttccttagtgatttatatgttaaattttaaacaaacaataacaattgatatattgatattaatgatattttttattgttgggGGTATGCTAATTGGTCTTATAagtatgttattatattacactAAATTTCATCCAACAAGACACCTAAGTTTAGATAAAGTTAGTAGTCAAAATTCAAATGTTATTGTTACTAGTAATACAGATACTCCTCGatcttttaaacaatattattgtgATTCATTACCACAATCTTCAAATATGTCTACAAGGATGATATCTGAAGAAGTAACAGCTGATAAGCAGTTTCTGTTAACTAATATCGTACAGAATACCGATTGCTTAGAGGAAGGTATTGTTAATGAAgcttataaaatagaaaatgaaataaaaatcaccGAGCACATGGTTTCTAAATGTGAAAAATCACCTAATACTTCGTTGAAAGATAAGGAAACTTTATCACTTCATgagaaagatatatcgattattaattcatgTCTTAAATGCAATAGAATAGTTCATAATAATTGTAAGGATACAATTAATGTTATCTGTAACTGCCTTGAGAATACTATTCCTTTAGAAAATAGTCTTTCTACAATTCATCATAGAAAACGAAGAGGTATTTGTTTACCCATTATAGAAGATttagataaggaaaaaaactTTACTGTGATAAACTCCAATGTACATATTTCTTCACAAAAATGTGGGGATATATGTTCTTCGGGTCAACATACACTTGCAATTGATACAGATGCAGAAAGATTGAAATCTGATTTCAAGCATTGCGAAATTCCTATTGCAAGTTCAGACATAGATATAAAATCTAACAAATctgtagataataaaaagttttgttCCTTGGAAGAAACACTCAGAGACATTAGTGGTGTTTTAAATactataagaaataaagaggaatTACAAATTGCAACAATTTCTCATAATGATAAAGATTTAGATACAACTAAATTATCTAAAGATTTGCAACAGAAAGATGAAACAATGAGTTGCGTTACATCGATTCATGATTATGAAAATGTATGTCCATTAGGAGTTGCAAGACCACCATGGTGTATACGTAGTTGGAAGGGTTATACAGACATAGAAACTTATCTTCATGATGACAGTGTTGTCAGAGATAGACGTAGAGATACTTTAACAAGTACAACTACTGGAACAACATACAGCTCAGATTTTTCTGATGGAACGTGTACAAGTTCCTTGATAAGAAGAATtctaaaacaaaatgattatttaGATACTTTGACTTATGATATAGTTGATTCAAATGAACTTAAAGTGAAATGCAATAATGATCTATATACATCGTCGAACACAGAGGAACAAAATGCCACATTATATGCCGCAAAACCGATAGTAATCGACGATACAGGCGGAATGTTTTCATTAGGTACTATTGTTGAAGAacatgataatgatgacgatgacgacgacgatgacgatattTTCTCTGTAACTACAAAATCTATAGAACCAGCTTGTACGTCAGTGAGTTCCCTTGTAAATACTATAGATCAAATCAGGACATCAGCAGCCGAAAATTCACCTAGACATATTTATCACAGAACGGAATCACATTGGAGTGATATGACACAAAAAGATTTATCATTTACAAATATGTTGTTTTCCAATAAGTTCCATGATACTTTTGTGGATGATGTAAGTTTTGCAAAATCACCAGATAAATCTCCAGATAAAATTGCAGAAAAATGTGAACTAAATACAATTAGAGAATTGGTAAGGTCTTGTACAATAGAGTCAATTAAAAAAACTCCTTTAATTGATGCTATATTGTCTGACTCTCCAATTTTAGGAAGTAAAGCCAAAATTCAAAAACAAATGAATGGAACAACTAGTTCTCATGTATTTAATTCAAACGAACATGACttatatattgaaatgaatTCTTTAATACCTGTagttaatttaaaagataCACGTATTGACATAATAGATGATAAACCATGTGATTTGAAAGCTATtacagaaaatagaaattttaatgtatCGACATCTATATCAGACAAATCTGTAAAAGAGTCATCAACGTCGGTGTGCTCTATTAACGATGTTATGAGTGATAATCATTgtaaaaaacatgaaaaaacgattaattacacaaaaaagaaatggtcattattaaaagaaaaatttgaaccAAAATCACAACAACTTGTATATATGGTTACACCAAACAAAGGAATAACAGTAGAACACATGaacttttcaaaaaattcgGAGACGTTAActaaaaatgtttcaattcttttaaaaaaagcaCCTGGTTTATCTTTTACTCATGATAAAGAAAACTTAGCACCAATTGCTAcagtaaaagataatattactaataaatatagcgatgtatacatagaaaaaagCAATAACATTTATGAAAATGAGGAAACATTGTATAATGTACAATTTAATATGAAAGATAAGAGACACGTTTTTTTAGAACaagttttaaaaagaaaaaaatcttttatacagaatataaaaaatttgtaa